In Desulfovibrio inopinatus DSM 10711, the following are encoded in one genomic region:
- a CDS encoding glycine zipper domain-containing protein, giving the protein MKARHALCILALIGLIAFAGGCTRMNRAQQGAALGTAAGAAVGGLATNSWEGAAIGGAVGLGGGYIIGNEMDKANRYKYYRRPYNAPPPRRY; this is encoded by the coding sequence ATGAAAGCACGACATGCTCTCTGTATCCTGGCACTTATCGGGCTTATCGCTTTTGCTGGCGGATGCACCCGAATGAATCGAGCGCAACAGGGTGCAGCTCTTGGGACTGCAGCCGGAGCGGCAGTTGGTGGTTTGGCAACAAACTCATGGGAAGGTGCAGCCATTGGTGGTGCCGTTGGATTAGGTGGCGGGTATATTATCGGCAACGAAATGGATAAAGCAAACCGATATAAATATTATCGCCGCCCGTACAATGCCCCACCGCCGAGAAGGTATTAA
- a CDS encoding TPM domain-containing protein, protein MNPISRHLSVLCFFCLIPMLVAASSQGKSASSVATPAPAAILPLPKSFPPVSDYADMFSSKTEKKISRMLDTYKRQSGLGVMVMTIGSLRGDDINMYADRVLDASGKHALLIIARREGKIALMLDEDLEGRFSQADARRLISSDIVTHFQAGLYDKGIEAAVKTLITTLGTAPLHKSK, encoded by the coding sequence ATGAATCCCATTTCTCGCCATCTCTCCGTTTTGTGTTTTTTTTGTCTTATACCGATGCTCGTCGCAGCGAGTTCACAGGGTAAGTCAGCTTCATCTGTCGCGACACCAGCTCCGGCGGCAATTTTACCGTTGCCCAAATCGTTTCCACCCGTCAGTGATTACGCGGACATGTTCTCCTCAAAGACGGAGAAAAAGATATCCCGTATGCTCGATACCTACAAACGCCAGTCCGGTCTCGGCGTTATGGTCATGACCATCGGCAGTTTGCGCGGTGATGATATCAATATGTATGCAGATCGAGTTCTTGATGCATCCGGGAAACACGCATTGTTGATCATCGCACGCCGAGAAGGAAAAATCGCTTTGATGCTCGATGAAGACCTCGAAGGACGCTTTAGTCAAGCTGATGCCAGACGCCTCATATCCTCGGATATTGTGACCCACTTCCAAGCTGGGCTTTATGACAAAGGCATAGAAGCTGCCGTAAAGACCCTAATTACCACCCTAGGAACGGCACCACTCCATAAATCCAAGTAA
- a CDS encoding acyl-[acyl-carrier-protein] thioesterase: protein MEPAPVYSFVKHVQPYECGPGATLPGHALTGIIQTAASSHADRLGSGMNDLAQRGYFWALSVLHIEIDRMPEQNMEVDVSTWPSAFNRLRVGREFIGQLPDNEVLFRASSEWIVVDATKRRAVDPRFLAELYEPRKQFALSFPIKRLKPARIPDNAGSQASFRVCRSSLDINAHVNNTEYIRVSLDALYDAGIHGNLASLWVTFHNESFFNDVIDLFITRQETNGEHVQVTGLCREKPIFCAQCSFRSVPTS, encoded by the coding sequence ATGGAACCAGCTCCCGTATACAGTTTCGTCAAGCACGTACAACCATACGAATGTGGACCAGGGGCAACACTTCCCGGACATGCGTTGACGGGAATAATCCAGACCGCGGCCTCATCGCATGCCGATCGCCTTGGCTCCGGCATGAACGATCTGGCCCAACGAGGATATTTCTGGGCTTTGTCCGTCCTACATATCGAAATAGACCGAATGCCGGAACAGAATATGGAGGTGGACGTCTCAACATGGCCCAGCGCCTTCAATCGCCTCCGTGTCGGGCGGGAGTTTATTGGACAACTTCCCGATAATGAGGTTCTGTTTCGTGCCAGTTCAGAGTGGATTGTCGTGGATGCGACCAAACGTCGCGCCGTTGACCCGCGTTTTCTTGCCGAACTCTATGAACCGCGCAAGCAATTTGCTCTCTCTTTTCCAATCAAGCGATTGAAACCCGCACGCATCCCCGACAATGCCGGCTCGCAGGCGAGCTTTCGTGTTTGTCGCAGCAGTCTTGATATCAACGCACACGTCAACAATACGGAATATATCCGTGTAAGTCTTGATGCACTCTACGATGCAGGCATCCACGGCAACCTTGCCTCACTCTGGGTGACATTTCACAATGAATCGTTCTTCAACGACGTTATCGATTTATTCATCACTCGTCAGGAAACGAACGGAGAACATGTGCAAGTGACCGGTCTCTGTCGAGAAAAGCCCATTTTTTGTGCGCAATGTAGTTTCCGTTCCGTACCGACCTCGTAG
- the minD gene encoding septum site-determining protein MinD, which produces MGKIIVITSGKGGVGKTTTSASFATGLAKAGHKTAVVDFDIGLRNLDIIMGCERRVVFDFVNVINGDASLRQALIKDKRVDGLYMLPASQTRDKDALTPDGVEAILNELREEFDYVICDSPAGIERGAKMAMYHADEAILVTNPEVSSVRDSDRVLGLLSSVTRMAEEGGQGPCEHLLLTRYDPERVGVGEMLGVSDITEILAIPLLGVIPESKSVLLASNAGQPVILDEKSDAGQAYDDAVSRFLGNDCPHRFLEPAKKGILAKLFGK; this is translated from the coding sequence GTGGGCAAAATTATTGTTATTACATCCGGCAAAGGTGGCGTTGGGAAAACAACCACCAGCGCCTCATTTGCCACAGGCCTGGCCAAGGCCGGCCATAAAACGGCAGTTGTCGATTTTGATATCGGTCTGCGCAACCTTGATATTATCATGGGTTGCGAACGCCGTGTTGTCTTTGACTTCGTCAATGTCATCAATGGCGACGCCTCGTTGCGCCAGGCATTGATCAAAGATAAACGCGTCGATGGACTCTATATGCTCCCAGCCTCGCAAACGCGTGACAAAGACGCCTTGACCCCGGACGGTGTAGAAGCCATCCTGAACGAACTCCGCGAAGAATTCGATTATGTAATCTGTGACTCCCCGGCCGGTATTGAACGTGGAGCCAAGATGGCTATGTACCACGCCGATGAAGCCATTTTGGTGACGAACCCCGAAGTTTCATCTGTCCGTGACTCCGATCGGGTGCTTGGATTACTCTCCAGCGTCACACGAATGGCCGAAGAAGGCGGACAAGGCCCGTGTGAACACCTCCTTCTCACGCGATACGACCCGGAACGTGTTGGCGTCGGTGAAATGCTTGGAGTCAGCGACATCACTGAAATCCTGGCAATACCGCTTCTTGGTGTCATTCCGGAATCCAAGTCCGTTCTGCTCGCTTCCAATGCTGGTCAACCCGTCATCCTTGATGAAAAGAGTGATGCCGGCCAAGCCTATGACGACGCGGTATCCCGCTTTCTTGGTAATGATTGCCCCCACAGGTTCCTGGAACCAGCCAAAAAGGGTATCCTCGCAAAACTGTTCGGGAAATAA
- the minE gene encoding cell division topological specificity factor MinE: MKFLEYFRSKKTSACVAKERLQIIVAHERAQNSGHEYLPLLQHELLEVVRKYINVDDNAVKIEIDRDGECDILELNIFLPDKS; this comes from the coding sequence ATGAAATTCCTCGAGTACTTTCGTTCGAAAAAAACGAGCGCTTGCGTTGCCAAGGAACGGCTGCAAATCATTGTGGCTCACGAGCGTGCCCAGAATAGCGGGCACGAATACTTGCCGCTGTTGCAGCATGAGCTTCTTGAAGTCGTACGCAAATATATCAATGTGGACGACAACGCCGTCAAAATCGAAATCGACCGAGATGGCGAGTGTGACATTCTTGAGCTCAATATTTTTCTTCCTGATAAAAGCTAG
- a CDS encoding M14 family zinc carboxypeptidase, whose product MRVRNIIFGVILSLVCGVIPARGQDRFVVEVCHENTEAMQQVFERFVPWTVIPAMHCAVFDVSGAERLELEASGYRVRVDLEKTEKYFGSSGIVTRARQKRTISGYSCLRTTDELYAACADLAQRRPDLVLWSDIGDSWEKTQELGGHDIMLLRLGKPAVEGTTAPIVLLTAGIHARELAPPEVAVRFAEYLVSFADSDPEIAWLLATRQIHLIPVVNPDGRAQAQTGLLWRKNTNNTFCAATDNRGVDLNRNFPFNWACCNGSSPFECANDYRGPMSSSEPETTAVTEYIRSIFPDRRGEADYDAAPDDTPGLYIDLHSYGEMVLWPWGYTYNSPPNETLSVLGQALAGQNGYWAGQASGLYPTDGAADDFGYGERGVASYTIEMGTDFFQECPEFEQTIWPSMRKTLLYAFTNGATPYLTPSGPLVEVTSIVNDSAKRQLHITAVAQVSQAGTVVRSASVGLYSLQGVLVSTTVAMQPRDGVFDAAEETVEADMTVDPQLSGTFFVVADAQTDNDITGPQTAAFAAISDPYAAIAAILDVLLENETQ is encoded by the coding sequence ATGCGCGTTCGAAATATCATCTTCGGAGTGATCCTGTCTCTGGTGTGTGGTGTCATACCGGCTCGCGGTCAAGACCGGTTTGTTGTTGAAGTGTGTCATGAAAACACGGAGGCCATGCAACAGGTTTTTGAACGTTTTGTTCCATGGACTGTCATCCCGGCGATGCATTGCGCGGTGTTCGATGTGTCTGGAGCAGAGCGTTTAGAACTGGAGGCCAGTGGCTATCGCGTCCGGGTTGATCTCGAAAAAACGGAAAAATATTTTGGATCATCGGGCATTGTGACTCGTGCTCGTCAGAAGCGCACGATTTCCGGATATAGTTGTCTGCGAACAACAGATGAGCTCTATGCCGCTTGCGCTGATTTGGCACAGCGCCGACCCGATCTCGTTCTCTGGTCGGATATTGGCGACTCATGGGAAAAGACGCAGGAACTTGGTGGCCACGATATCATGCTGCTTCGCCTCGGGAAGCCGGCGGTTGAGGGGACAACAGCTCCGATTGTGTTGCTGACAGCGGGGATACATGCCAGAGAGTTGGCCCCTCCTGAGGTTGCGGTACGATTTGCCGAATATCTTGTCTCCTTTGCCGACTCCGATCCGGAAATCGCTTGGCTCCTCGCGACCCGTCAAATACATCTTATTCCGGTGGTGAATCCTGATGGGCGTGCTCAAGCTCAAACAGGACTGTTGTGGCGTAAAAATACGAATAATACTTTCTGTGCGGCGACAGACAATCGCGGTGTCGATCTCAACCGAAATTTTCCCTTCAATTGGGCCTGTTGTAATGGCTCAAGCCCCTTCGAATGTGCAAACGATTATCGCGGACCGATGTCGTCAAGTGAGCCGGAGACCACAGCCGTCACTGAATACATACGATCGATTTTTCCGGATCGCCGTGGAGAGGCCGACTATGATGCGGCTCCCGACGATACGCCCGGTTTGTATATTGATCTCCATAGCTATGGTGAAATGGTGCTTTGGCCGTGGGGGTACACGTATAACTCCCCGCCAAACGAAACATTGTCGGTTCTTGGTCAAGCCTTGGCTGGTCAAAACGGGTATTGGGCCGGCCAGGCCTCGGGATTGTATCCAACAGATGGAGCTGCCGACGACTTTGGATATGGAGAACGCGGTGTTGCTTCGTATACGATAGAGATGGGAACAGATTTTTTTCAGGAATGTCCAGAGTTCGAGCAAACGATTTGGCCGAGTATGCGCAAAACCCTGCTCTATGCGTTCACGAATGGGGCAACGCCGTATCTGACTCCTTCCGGTCCACTCGTCGAAGTGACATCAATCGTTAACGATAGTGCCAAGAGACAACTGCACATCACCGCCGTTGCACAAGTAAGCCAAGCTGGGACCGTCGTTCGCTCTGCCTCGGTCGGGCTGTATTCTCTACAAGGCGTGTTGGTATCCACGACCGTTGCCATGCAACCTCGTGATGGAGTGTTTGATGCGGCTGAAGAAACCGTTGAGGCTGATATGACTGTTGATCCCCAACTTTCAGGGACTTTTTTTGTTGTTGCTGATGCACAAACAGATAACGATATAACGGGGCCTCAAACAGCGGCATTTGCTGCTATTTCCGATCCCTATGCGGCTATTGCAGCCATTCTGGATGTCCTATTGGAGAATGAAACGCAATGA
- the minC gene encoding septum site-determining protein MinC, which yields MEPFEIKGKMSPITIFRVHSPDLQCIEDFFGQNFAVLPEYFKKTPMVIDVSPLGSASTTLNVAGLVDFLRKHGLTLAGFQGAVDTRPYLQQGLVPWSDAKKRPEDSQTKQRKRGNEQTPQPFEPAQILTQPVRSGQQYYARHADLIVMSSVSEGAEVLADGHIHIYGALRGRAMAGVSGNTAARIFCTSFDAELVAVAGCYNVREDFDEDIIKMAVVVSLDDDILTFTRI from the coding sequence GTGGAACCATTCGAGATCAAAGGGAAGATGTCCCCAATCACCATTTTTCGGGTTCATTCACCCGATCTTCAGTGTATTGAGGATTTTTTTGGCCAAAATTTTGCAGTATTGCCTGAATATTTCAAAAAAACTCCGATGGTCATCGATGTTTCGCCGCTCGGGAGCGCTTCGACCACCCTTAATGTGGCCGGGCTCGTCGATTTTTTGCGAAAACACGGATTGACGTTGGCCGGTTTTCAGGGCGCAGTTGACACCCGTCCGTATCTCCAGCAAGGACTTGTACCGTGGAGTGACGCGAAGAAGCGTCCCGAAGACTCGCAGACAAAACAGCGCAAACGGGGGAATGAACAGACTCCCCAACCGTTTGAACCGGCGCAAATTCTCACACAACCTGTTCGCTCGGGGCAGCAATATTATGCGCGTCATGCCGACCTGATTGTCATGTCTTCGGTCAGTGAAGGCGCGGAAGTTCTTGCAGATGGGCACATTCATATTTATGGAGCTCTACGCGGCAGAGCAATGGCCGGCGTCAGCGGCAATACGGCCGCTCGTATATTTTGTACATCGTTTGATGCAGAACTGGTTGCCGTAGCCGGATGTTACAATGTCCGTGAAGATTTCGATGAAGATATAATAAAAATGGCGGTCGTGGTTTCACTCGACGACGACATTTTAACATTCACCCGAATATAA